In a genomic window of Octadecabacter temperatus:
- a CDS encoding BrnA antitoxin family protein — protein sequence MRKVEPDKMTKTEKLHWGYGVDAMKMMEHELLGYLHEYSALPRDWDRIWEDKDRRDPNRTAISIRLDTDVVKFFKGLGTGYQARINRVLRAYMHFRLAKLIEGPDTSDYVLRPEKVLEKARRKPEWGDTDRMLAEVGKPKVAKRKASGKPRKRVLKGTERPLM from the coding sequence ATGCGCAAAGTTGAACCCGACAAGATGACCAAGACCGAGAAACTGCATTGGGGCTACGGCGTCGATGCGATGAAGATGATGGAACACGAGCTGCTGGGCTATCTACACGAATATTCCGCATTGCCGCGCGACTGGGACCGCATTTGGGAGGACAAAGACCGTCGCGACCCAAACCGCACGGCGATTTCAATCCGGCTGGATACGGATGTGGTGAAGTTCTTCAAAGGGCTTGGGACGGGATATCAGGCGCGGATCAACCGCGTGCTGCGCGCCTATATGCATTTCCGGCTGGCGAAACTGATCGAGGGGCCGGACACGTCGGATTATGTGCTGCGCCCTGAAAAGGTGCTGGAGAAGGCACGGCGCAAGCCGGAGTGGGGCGATACGGATCGGATGCTGGCTGAGGTGGGGAAACCGAAGGTGGCGAAGAGAAAGGCTTCGGGGAAACCGCGTAAGCGGGTGTTGAAGGGGACGGAGCGGCCTTTGATGTGA
- the proC gene encoding pyrroline-5-carboxylate reductase yields the protein MSLASIETHGMVLLGCGKMGSAMLAGWLANGLSPSAVWVLDPYPSEWLKSTGVHINEGVPEVPAVALIAVKPQMMGEALPSMKALGNGETVFLSVAAGTSIATFADALGAQSPIIRAMPNTPAAIGRGITAIVGNEHTSDVQMDLADALLSAVGQVVRLDDEDQMDAVTAVSGSGPAYVFHLVETLAAAGEAEGLPAELAMKLAKATVGGAGQLAEDAEDEPEQLRINVTSPNGTTQAALEVLMEAETGFPKLLRRAVKAAADRSRELGK from the coding sequence ATGTCACTGGCATCAATCGAAACACACGGCATGGTTTTGCTGGGGTGCGGTAAAATGGGGTCCGCAATGTTGGCGGGCTGGTTGGCGAACGGGCTTTCGCCCTCTGCGGTTTGGGTGTTGGATCCGTATCCGTCCGAGTGGTTGAAAAGCACGGGCGTGCATATTAACGAAGGTGTGCCTGAGGTGCCCGCGGTTGCCTTGATCGCAGTTAAGCCACAGATGATGGGCGAGGCATTGCCGTCAATGAAGGCGTTAGGCAACGGTGAGACCGTGTTCTTGTCAGTTGCAGCGGGCACATCGATTGCCACGTTTGCTGATGCCCTCGGTGCGCAAAGCCCGATTATTCGCGCTATGCCAAACACACCTGCGGCCATCGGGCGCGGGATTACGGCGATTGTCGGCAATGAACATACCAGCGATGTGCAAATGGACCTCGCGGACGCGTTGCTAAGCGCGGTTGGTCAGGTCGTGCGTTTGGATGATGAGGACCAAATGGATGCGGTCACGGCTGTGTCTGGCTCCGGTCCGGCCTATGTGTTCCACCTTGTTGAAACACTCGCAGCGGCAGGGGAAGCCGAAGGGTTGCCAGCAGAATTGGCAATGAAATTGGCCAAGGCAACGGTTGGTGGTGCTGGGCAATTGGCCGAGGACGCAGAAGATGAACCCGAGCAATTGCGTATTAACGTGACCTCACCCAATGGTACGACCCAAGCAGCGCTTGAGGTCTTGATGGAGGCTGAAACCGGCTTTCCGAAATTGCTACGCCGCGCTGTAAAAGCCGCCGCAGATCGCAGTCGGGAGTTGGGGAAATGA
- a CDS encoding YbjN domain-containing protein, translating into MALIEHFENGDDTHPIDLVEHIAEHHAWEFDRIHDDQIAFQIEGQWRTYAITLAWSAYDQTLRLICTFEMEPPADRMAELYECLNLTNDMCWAGAFTFWAEQKLMVYRYGLVLAGEQVAGPEQIDTMINAAVLSAERFYPAFQLVTWAERKPADALQVAITEAYGRA; encoded by the coding sequence ATGGCACTCATCGAGCACTTTGAAAACGGCGACGACACGCATCCCATCGACTTGGTCGAGCACATTGCGGAACATCACGCGTGGGAATTTGATCGCATCCACGACGACCAAATCGCGTTTCAAATCGAAGGCCAGTGGCGCACCTATGCCATTACGCTTGCATGGTCAGCGTATGACCAAACCCTACGTCTGATTTGTACGTTTGAAATGGAACCACCTGCGGATCGCATGGCAGAACTTTATGAATGCCTAAACCTGACCAACGACATGTGTTGGGCGGGCGCGTTTACCTTCTGGGCTGAACAAAAGCTGATGGTTTACCGCTATGGCTTGGTGCTTGCAGGTGAGCAGGTTGCCGGACCAGAACAGATCGACACGATGATTAACGCGGCGGTCCTTTCAGCTGAACGTTTCTACCCAGCGTTTCAACTCGTCACATGGGCTGAACGCAAACCTGCAGACGCATTACAGGTCGCGATAACGGAAGCCTACGGTCGCGCGTAA
- a CDS encoding 2-hydroxyacid dehydrogenase translates to MLKKLLITRPIATPVLEQAQKTFDVTLHEGGALSVEQAALALAEYDAILPTLGDAFTAEAFGGDIRCKMIGNFGVGYNHIDADAAAAADVIVSNTPDVLTDATADIALTLLLATARRAGEGERMVRSGAWGGFDVKGLLGTHVTGKTLGIVGMGRIGQAIAERCHYGFGMKVVFHNRSPKSTKVAALQLDDLNAVMTEADFVVVATPGGAETMKLIDAAAIAAMKPTGIFINISRGEVVDENALIDALEKGAIAGAGLDVYENEPFVPERLRAMENCVLLPHLGSATQETRQAMGQMALDNIIVWRDGGNPPQRVN, encoded by the coding sequence GTGCTGAAGAAACTATTGATCACCCGCCCAATCGCGACCCCAGTTTTGGAACAAGCGCAAAAAACGTTCGATGTGACCCTGCATGAGGGCGGGGCGCTGTCCGTAGAGCAAGCAGCACTGGCATTGGCAGAGTATGACGCGATTTTGCCAACCTTAGGCGATGCATTCACGGCTGAAGCCTTTGGTGGTGACATTCGCTGCAAGATGATCGGGAACTTTGGCGTTGGCTATAACCATATCGATGCGGATGCTGCTGCGGCGGCGGACGTGATCGTGTCCAACACACCGGATGTCCTGACGGACGCAACCGCCGACATCGCCCTGACGTTGTTGTTGGCCACGGCGCGACGTGCGGGCGAGGGTGAACGTATGGTGCGCAGTGGCGCTTGGGGCGGTTTCGATGTTAAAGGACTACTTGGCACCCATGTTACCGGCAAAACGCTTGGCATCGTTGGGATGGGGCGGATCGGTCAGGCGATTGCAGAACGCTGCCACTACGGATTTGGGATGAAAGTGGTGTTCCACAACCGGTCCCCGAAATCGACGAAAGTTGCCGCACTGCAGTTGGATGACTTGAATGCCGTAATGACGGAGGCGGATTTCGTTGTCGTTGCGACCCCAGGGGGCGCAGAGACAATGAAACTGATTGATGCGGCTGCGATTGCGGCGATGAAGCCGACAGGCATTTTCATTAACATTTCTCGCGGCGAAGTCGTGGATGAGAACGCGTTGATCGATGCACTCGAGAAGGGTGCTATCGCTGGTGCCGGGCTTGATGTTTATGAGAACGAGCCGTTTGTGCCTGAACGTCTGCGTGCCATGGAAAACTGTGTTCTGCTGCCGCATCTTGGGTCAGCCACGCAAGAAACCCGTCAAGCGATGGGGCAAATGGCGCTTGATAACATCATTGTGTGGCGGGACGGCGGTAACCCACCGCAGCGGGTGAACTAG
- the arsH gene encoding arsenical resistance protein ArsH — MPNIVVGVLKRLDFSSLVGPDEPDHAPRILLLYGSVRDTSYSRAAAEEGARVLRALGCETKMFDPRGLPLPDDAPADHPKVAELRDLVMWSEGMVWSSPERHGAMTGIMKSQIDWVPLAPIGGIRPTQGKTLAVMQVSGGSQSFNAVNQMRILGRWMRMVTIPNQSSVPMAWKEFEDGRMKPSSLYNRIVDVMEELARFTVMTRGRKDMLVDRYSERVETLEDVHKRVNG, encoded by the coding sequence ATGCCCAACATCGTTGTTGGGGTATTGAAAAGGCTGGATTTTTCGTCTCTTGTCGGCCCCGATGAACCAGATCATGCACCGCGCATTTTGTTGCTGTATGGTTCTGTTCGAGACACCAGTTATTCACGTGCAGCAGCTGAAGAAGGCGCGCGTGTTTTGCGTGCCCTCGGGTGCGAAACCAAAATGTTTGACCCGCGTGGGCTGCCCCTGCCTGATGACGCGCCAGCAGATCATCCGAAAGTTGCCGAACTGCGTGACTTGGTCATGTGGTCTGAGGGCATGGTTTGGTCATCGCCGGAACGTCACGGAGCTATGACGGGCATCATGAAATCGCAAATTGATTGGGTGCCGCTGGCGCCCATCGGAGGCATCCGCCCGACCCAAGGAAAAACGCTTGCCGTGATGCAGGTGTCTGGTGGGTCCCAGTCGTTCAACGCCGTGAACCAGATGCGAATTCTGGGCCGTTGGATGCGCATGGTGACGATCCCAAATCAATCTTCGGTTCCAATGGCATGGAAGGAATTTGAAGACGGACGCATGAAGCCATCGTCGCTCTACAACCGAATCGTCGACGTCATGGAAGAACTGGCGCGATTCACCGTAATGACGCGCGGACGCAAAGATATGTTGGTGGATCGCTATTCAGAGCGCGTTGAGACCCTCGAAGACGTTCATAAGCGCGTGAATGGCTAA
- a CDS encoding DUF3800 domain-containing protein, producing the protein MREFFLDESGELGFSKRSSKRFLIAIIEARQPKRLKNALRKEKKRLHDLGWPRDVEIKGASLFRSHLNEQIPSEISDHREENLQRIIRRILSCDTHPNYICVEKDRLSENLRTAPYGIAYNFFAARLFCKLAEKYPEDGLQLIVDQRNKETHAHMPFDGYLQTKVIADNAHAAGFTISHENSEKWLGLQAVDFISWGMFRHFEHGDDQFCKIIYPNCSITDHFYTKKPA; encoded by the coding sequence GTGCGGGAATTTTTCTTAGACGAATCTGGGGAACTTGGCTTTTCTAAAAGGTCGAGTAAAAGGTTTCTAATAGCAATTATTGAAGCGAGACAGCCCAAGCGGTTGAAGAACGCGTTGCGTAAAGAAAAGAAGCGTCTCCACGATCTTGGCTGGCCAAGGGATGTTGAGATCAAGGGGGCTTCGTTGTTCCGTTCACATTTGAATGAACAAATTCCATCAGAAATCTCAGATCATCGAGAAGAAAACCTCCAGCGGATTATTCGCCGAATCCTCTCCTGTGACACACACCCAAACTACATTTGTGTTGAAAAGGACCGCTTGAGTGAGAACCTTCGAACCGCACCCTATGGAATCGCCTACAACTTCTTTGCCGCTCGGCTTTTCTGTAAACTTGCTGAAAAGTACCCGGAGGATGGTCTGCAACTGATAGTAGACCAACGTAACAAGGAGACGCACGCACATATGCCATTCGACGGCTACCTTCAAACTAAGGTGATCGCTGACAACGCTCACGCTGCCGGCTTTACAATCTCACATGAGAACTCCGAAAAATGGTTGGGTCTTCAGGCGGTTGATTTCATTTCTTGGGGGATGTTTCGCCATTTCGAACATGGAGATGATCAGTTCTGCAAGATCATCTATCCGAACTGCAGTATTACCGATCACTTCTACACAAAAAAGCCCGCCTAA
- a CDS encoding beta-ketoacyl-ACP synthase III, giving the protein MFSAAITGTGVFTPEHTITNDELVAAFNAYADLFNAENADAIAAGTVDAKPQSSSEFVFAASGIERRYVLDKTGVLDPTRMHPKLPDRADDEPSLMAEMAVDASLQAMVQAGKSADDIDAVICAASNHERAYPAIAVEIQDLLEIKGFAFDMNVACSSATFGIQMAADMIKAGSISSALVVCPEICSAHLEWRDRDCHFIFGDVATAVLVERDEGLQGDHFKIKSTNLATQFSNNIRNNNGFLRRTRDQMEDRRDMQFMQNGRKVFKEVLPMVSKHITEHLNDSGVQAADLKRLWLHQANKTMNDYIGKKVLGREPEADEQPNILQDYANTSSAGSIIAFSKYSSDLNPGDIGLICSFGAGYSVGSVILERA; this is encoded by the coding sequence ATGTTCAGCGCAGCCATTACCGGAACCGGCGTTTTCACCCCCGAACACACCATCACAAACGACGAATTGGTGGCCGCATTCAACGCCTACGCCGATCTGTTTAATGCCGAAAACGCCGATGCAATTGCCGCTGGGACCGTTGATGCGAAACCCCAATCCTCCAGCGAGTTTGTCTTTGCCGCCTCAGGGATTGAACGGCGCTATGTGCTTGATAAAACGGGCGTTCTTGATCCAACACGTATGCACCCTAAGCTGCCGGATCGCGCAGATGATGAACCGAGCTTGATGGCTGAGATGGCCGTTGATGCGTCACTTCAGGCAATGGTGCAGGCCGGAAAATCCGCCGATGATATTGATGCTGTGATCTGTGCGGCCTCCAACCACGAACGCGCCTACCCCGCAATTGCCGTTGAAATTCAAGACCTTCTGGAAATCAAAGGGTTCGCCTTTGACATGAACGTCGCCTGTTCCAGCGCGACCTTCGGCATCCAAATGGCCGCCGACATGATCAAGGCTGGCAGTATTTCAAGCGCGCTTGTTGTCTGCCCCGAGATTTGTTCCGCCCATCTGGAATGGCGTGATCGCGACTGCCATTTCATCTTCGGTGACGTTGCAACCGCCGTTTTGGTCGAGCGTGACGAAGGCCTGCAAGGGGATCATTTCAAGATCAAGTCCACCAATCTGGCGACGCAATTTTCGAATAATATCCGCAATAACAACGGCTTCTTGCGCCGCACACGTGACCAAATGGAAGACCGCCGCGACATGCAATTCATGCAGAATGGCCGCAAAGTGTTCAAAGAAGTGCTTCCAATGGTCAGCAAACACATCACTGAGCATTTGAACGATAGCGGCGTTCAAGCGGCTGATCTTAAACGCCTCTGGCTGCACCAAGCCAACAAAACGATGAATGATTACATCGGCAAAAAGGTTTTGGGCCGCGAACCGGAAGCGGATGAGCAACCAAATATCCTGCAAGATTACGCCAACACGTCCTCGGCGGGGTCCATCATCGCATTTTCGAAATATTCATCCGATCTTAACCCAGGGGATATAGGGTTGATCTGTTCGTTTGGTGCTGGTTACTCTGTCGGTTCTGTCATCCTCGAACGCGCGTAA
- the carB gene encoding carbamoyl-phosphate synthase large subunit, producing MPKRTDIQSIMIIGAGPIVIGQACEFDYSGAQACKALREEGYRVVLVNSNPATIMTDPGLADATYIEPITPAVVAKIILKERPDALLPTMGGQTGLNTALAADEMTISQLFEGAELDAVLKEFGADAADKSILEVAGVEMIGAKREAIEMAEDRQLFREAMDRLGIENPKATIVTAPTKDKTAPRITDKFDIPAGIAIAMDALEEIGLPAIIRPAFTMGGTGGGVAYNREEYEHFCRTGMEASPVAQILVDQSLLGWKEYEMEVVRDTADNAIIVCSIENVDPMGVHTGDSITVAPALTLTDKEYQLMRTHSINVLREIGVETGGSNVQWAVNPADGRMVVIEMNPRVSRSSALASKATGFPIAKIAAKLAVGFTLDELDNDITGVTPASFEPSIDYVVTKIPRFAFEKFPGSEPYLTTAMKSVGEAMAIGRTFHESMQKALASMETGLTGFDDIEIEGAPDKAAITKALAKQTPDRIRVIAQAMRHGLSDDEIQNVTAFDPWFLERIREIIDAETVVKKVGLPTNEDGLRQLKMLGFSDARLATLTGRDEDNVRRARLNLGVKAVFKRIDTCAAEFEAQTPYMYSTYEAPMMGEVECEARPSDRKKVVILGGGPNRIGQGIEFDYCCCHACYALTDQGYETIMINCNPETVSTDYDTSDRLYFEPLTFESVMEVLRVEQENGTLHGVVVQFGGQTPLKIAQALQDEGIPILGTSPDSIDWAEDRERFQALVNDLGLLQPKNGIASTDAQALEIAESIGFPLVIRPSYVLGGRAMEIVRDMSQLERYISTAVVVSGDSPVLLDSYLSGAVEVDVDCLSDGTNTHVAGIMQHIEEAGVHSGDSACSLPPHTLSDDIIEEIKRQTNALALALKVVGLMNIQFAVKANDQGVEEVFLIEVNPRASRTVPFVAKATDSAIASIAARLMAGEPLTNFPMRAPYAAAADPMDTMPLGNPFTLADPKTPWFSVKEAVLPFNRFPGVDTILGPEMRSTGEVMGWARSFDRAFLKAQMGAGVDLPTKGTVFFSIKDTDKNQQLVETAQIVTDLGMTICATRGTAAWLAEQGIKADVVNKVYEGGRTVADLLKDGEIALVFNSTEGTAAVEDSRSIRAVALNDRIPYYTTLSGSHAAALAMKAKVEGDVKVRALQG from the coding sequence ATGCCAAAGAGAACCGATATCCAATCGATCATGATTATTGGAGCGGGCCCTATTGTTATCGGGCAAGCCTGCGAATTCGATTACTCCGGCGCCCAAGCCTGTAAAGCATTGCGCGAAGAAGGCTACCGTGTGGTTCTGGTGAACTCCAACCCTGCGACGATCATGACAGACCCTGGCCTGGCCGATGCAACCTACATCGAACCCATCACGCCAGCCGTTGTTGCCAAGATCATCCTCAAGGAACGCCCCGATGCGTTGCTGCCAACGATGGGCGGGCAAACGGGCCTGAACACAGCCCTCGCCGCAGATGAAATGACAATCTCGCAGCTCTTTGAAGGCGCTGAGCTGGACGCCGTTCTGAAAGAATTCGGCGCAGACGCCGCCGACAAATCCATTCTCGAAGTCGCTGGCGTTGAAATGATCGGCGCGAAACGCGAAGCCATTGAAATGGCCGAAGATCGCCAACTGTTCCGCGAAGCCATGGATCGCCTTGGCATCGAAAACCCGAAGGCGACGATCGTGACCGCCCCGACGAAAGACAAAACTGCCCCACGCATCACCGACAAATTCGACATTCCTGCCGGTATTGCCATCGCGATGGACGCACTCGAAGAAATCGGCCTACCCGCGATCATTCGCCCCGCCTTTACGATGGGTGGTACAGGCGGCGGCGTGGCGTACAACCGCGAAGAATACGAACACTTCTGCCGCACAGGCATGGAAGCGTCCCCCGTTGCGCAAATTCTCGTCGACCAATCACTGCTTGGTTGGAAAGAATACGAAATGGAAGTTGTGCGCGACACAGCCGATAACGCCATTATTGTGTGCTCAATTGAGAACGTGGACCCGATGGGCGTTCACACAGGCGACTCTATTACTGTCGCCCCTGCCCTCACATTGACCGACAAAGAATACCAACTGATGCGCACGCACTCTATTAACGTGCTGCGCGAAATCGGCGTCGAAACAGGTGGTTCCAACGTTCAATGGGCCGTGAACCCGGCTGATGGCCGTATGGTCGTGATTGAAATGAACCCTCGCGTGTCCCGCTCCTCCGCGCTGGCATCCAAGGCCACAGGTTTCCCGATCGCCAAGATCGCGGCGAAACTGGCCGTTGGCTTCACACTGGACGAACTCGACAACGACATCACAGGCGTCACACCTGCATCGTTCGAACCATCCATCGACTACGTCGTCACCAAGATCCCGCGCTTTGCATTTGAAAAATTCCCGGGCTCAGAACCCTACCTCACTACGGCGATGAAATCCGTCGGCGAAGCTATGGCCATTGGCCGGACCTTCCACGAATCCATGCAAAAGGCCCTCGCGTCTATGGAAACGGGCCTCACAGGGTTTGACGATATTGAAATTGAGGGCGCACCAGACAAAGCCGCCATCACCAAGGCGCTCGCCAAACAAACACCAGACCGTATCCGCGTCATCGCTCAAGCCATGCGTCACGGCCTATCCGATGATGAAATCCAGAACGTCACCGCGTTCGATCCATGGTTCCTCGAACGTATCCGCGAAATCATCGACGCCGAAACTGTGGTTAAGAAGGTCGGCCTGCCGACAAACGAAGACGGTCTTCGCCAGCTCAAGATGCTCGGCTTCTCCGACGCACGTCTAGCTACACTGACTGGCCGCGATGAAGACAACGTGCGCCGCGCACGCCTGAACCTCGGCGTCAAAGCCGTGTTCAAACGCATCGACACCTGCGCCGCCGAATTCGAAGCGCAAACGCCTTACATGTATTCCACTTACGAAGCCCCAATGATGGGCGAAGTCGAATGCGAAGCCCGCCCGTCTGACCGCAAGAAGGTCGTGATCTTGGGCGGCGGTCCAAACCGCATCGGCCAAGGCATCGAATTTGACTACTGCTGCTGTCACGCCTGCTACGCCCTTACCGATCAGGGCTACGAAACCATCATGATCAACTGCAACCCCGAAACTGTGTCCACCGACTACGACACCTCGGATCGCTTGTACTTCGAACCGCTGACGTTTGAATCCGTCATGGAAGTCCTGCGGGTTGAGCAAGAAAACGGCACCCTGCACGGCGTCGTCGTGCAGTTCGGCGGCCAGACCCCGCTGAAGATCGCGCAAGCCCTACAAGACGAAGGCATCCCGATCCTCGGCACCTCACCCGACAGCATTGACTGGGCCGAAGACCGCGAGCGTTTCCAAGCTCTCGTCAACGACCTCGGCCTGCTTCAGCCAAAGAACGGCATCGCCTCCACAGACGCGCAAGCCCTTGAAATCGCTGAAAGCATCGGCTTCCCGCTGGTCATCCGCCCGTCCTACGTTCTCGGTGGCCGCGCCATGGAAATCGTGCGCGACATGTCCCAGCTTGAACGCTACATCTCAACGGCTGTGGTCGTCTCTGGTGACAGCCCCGTCCTGCTCGACAGCTACCTGTCCGGCGCGGTTGAGGTCGACGTCGACTGCCTCTCTGACGGCACAAACACCCACGTCGCAGGCATCATGCAGCACATCGAAGAAGCCGGCGTTCACTCAGGCGACTCTGCCTGCTCCCTGCCGCCACACACCCTGTCCGACGACATCATCGAAGAAATCAAACGCCAAACCAACGCGCTGGCCTTGGCCCTTAAGGTCGTCGGCCTGATGAACATCCAGTTCGCCGTCAAAGCCAACGATCAAGGCGTAGAAGAGGTCTTCCTGATCGAAGTGAACCCCCGCGCATCCCGCACGGTTCCCTTCGTCGCCAAAGCCACCGACTCCGCCATCGCCTCCATCGCCGCGCGCCTCATGGCAGGTGAGCCGCTGACAAACTTCCCGATGCGCGCGCCCTACGCCGCCGCCGCCGACCCGATGGACACCATGCCGCTGGGCAACCCGTTCACCTTGGCCGATCCGAAAACACCGTGGTTCTCCGTGAAAGAGGCCGTGCTGCCGTTCAACCGCTTCCCCGGTGTCGACACAATCTTGGGGCCAGAAATGCGCTCAACCGGCGAAGTCATGGGCTGGGCGCGCAGCTTTGATCGCGCTTTCCTCAAGGCGCAGATGGGCGCGGGCGTTGACCTGCCGACCAAAGGCACCGTGTTCTTTTCCATCAAAGACACCGACAAAAACCAACAACTGGTTGAGACCGCTCAGATCGTCACCGACCTCGGCATGACCATCTGCGCCACCCGCGGCACCGCCGCTTGGCTGGCTGAGCAAGGCATCAAAGCCGACGTGGTGAACAAAGTCTATGAGGGCGGCCGCACCGTCGCCGACCTGTTGAAAGACGGCGAAATCGCACTGGTCTTCAACTCAACTGAAGGCACCGCCGCGGTAGAAGACAGCCGCTCCATCCGCGCCGTCGCCCTAAACGACCGCATCCCCTACTACACGACCCTCTCCGGTTCGCACGCAGCAGCGCTGGCGATGAAGGCGAAGGTTGAAGGGGATGTTAAAGTGCGGGCGTTGCAGGGGTGA
- a CDS encoding tRNA-binding protein produces MSDITFDDFMKVDIRVGRVTRAEPYPEARKPAIKMWVDFGDEIGERKTSAQITDHYSPDSLVGRQVMGVINFPPRQIGKFMSEVLILGAYDDTGVVLIAPDKEIPLGARMC; encoded by the coding sequence ATGAGCGACATTACCTTTGACGATTTCATGAAGGTCGACATCCGCGTTGGTCGCGTGACCCGCGCAGAACCTTATCCAGAGGCCCGCAAACCCGCGATTAAGATGTGGGTAGATTTCGGAGATGAGATTGGCGAGCGTAAGACTTCGGCCCAAATTACCGACCACTACTCTCCTGACTCGCTTGTCGGGCGGCAAGTCATGGGCGTGATCAACTTTCCACCACGCCAGATCGGCAAGTTTATGTCCGAAGTCTTAATATTGGGCGCTTACGACGACACCGGCGTTGTCCTGATCGCACCGGATAAAGAAATCCCATTAGGAGCGCGAATGTGCTGA
- a CDS encoding thymidine kinase, whose amino-acid sequence MAKLYFNYSTMNAGKSTVLLQAAHNYAERGMQTYLLTAQFDNRAGEGRIASRIGIGEAADTFSISDDLFRKIEGRLGKGPCACVFIDEAQFLSSDQVWQLARAVDDLGVPVMAYGLRVDFQGELFPGSATLLALADEMREVRTICFCGKKATMVVRKDANGDVVTGGNQVQIGGNESYVSLCRRHWREAMDDGDDTLV is encoded by the coding sequence ATGGCTAAACTTTATTTCAACTACTCAACGATGAACGCTGGCAAATCGACTGTTTTGCTCCAAGCGGCGCATAACTATGCCGAACGCGGCATGCAGACCTACCTGCTTACGGCGCAATTCGACAACCGCGCGGGCGAAGGACGAATCGCCAGTCGGATCGGGATTGGCGAAGCAGCAGATACGTTTTCCATCAGCGATGATCTTTTCCGCAAAATCGAGGGCCGCCTTGGCAAAGGCCCTTGCGCTTGCGTGTTTATCGACGAGGCACAGTTCCTGAGTTCCGATCAAGTCTGGCAGCTTGCCCGCGCGGTTGATGACCTTGGCGTTCCGGTCATGGCATACGGTCTGCGTGTTGATTTCCAAGGAGAGCTATTCCCCGGCTCTGCAACGCTTCTCGCGCTGGCTGATGAAATGCGCGAAGTCAGGACTATCTGTTTTTGCGGTAAAAAAGCCACGATGGTGGTGCGCAAAGATGCGAATGGCGATGTGGTTACCGGCGGCAATCAAGTTCAGATTGGGGGCAACGAGTCCTACGTCAGCCTGTGCCGCCGTCATTGGCGCGAAGCGATGGACGATGGCGACGACACGTTGGTTTAA